Proteins encoded within one genomic window of Lysinibacillus louembei:
- a CDS encoding 5' nucleotidase, NT5C type has translation MRKSIAIDMDQVLANFYKKLCATCNERFGTSYTDEEFIGGTRRNLPDEQMKKLYGFMNEADFFGDLELLDQDAIEVVKNLQEHYDIFIATAAMEVPGSFNAKYDWLERYFPFINKQNIVFCGTKSVIHTDYLIDDSPYQLEAFKGTGILYSMPYNQTTEGFIRMNNWKEIEAYFQEQLIK, from the coding sequence ATGAGAAAAAGTATTGCAATTGATATGGACCAAGTATTAGCTAATTTTTATAAAAAGCTTTGTGCAACATGCAATGAACGATTTGGGACAAGTTATACAGATGAAGAATTTATAGGTGGGACTCGACGTAACTTGCCAGATGAACAGATGAAAAAGTTGTATGGCTTTATGAATGAGGCAGATTTTTTTGGAGACTTAGAATTATTGGACCAAGATGCGATTGAAGTGGTGAAAAATTTGCAGGAGCATTATGATATTTTTATTGCAACAGCTGCAATGGAAGTTCCAGGCTCATTCAATGCGAAATACGATTGGTTAGAGCGTTATTTCCCATTTATTAATAAACAAAATATCGTATTTTGTGGCACGAAATCAGTTATTCACACAGACTATTTAATTGATGATAGCCCATATCAGCTAGAAGCATTTAAAGGTACTGGTATTTTATATTCCATGCCATATAACCAAACAACAGAAGGCTTCATTCGAATGAACAATTGGAAGGAAATCGAAGCCTACTTCCAAGAACAGCTTATAAAATAA
- a CDS encoding YneB family resolvase-like protein produces the protein MVRQAAVIYARVSTEKSTQHTSLARQKEELKTYANKLNYNIVAIFEDQQSGFDVEREGLLDMLDYMKVNDIKALFIQDETRLGRGNARVAVLHLLQKQGVSVLTLNDAGPISLNEMDTMLLEILAIVEEYQRKLHNAKIRRGMRRAVNNGYRPENNLKNRGNIEGRERIDIPIEEVIKLRTKGFTFEEIATTLRGLGFDVSKATVHRRFKEYQEEHDM, from the coding sequence ATGGTTAGACAAGCGGCAGTTATATATGCAAGAGTTAGCACTGAGAAATCAACACAGCATACATCTCTTGCAAGGCAAAAAGAAGAGTTAAAAACATATGCCAACAAATTAAATTACAATATAGTAGCAATATTTGAGGATCAGCAGAGTGGCTTTGATGTGGAGCGTGAAGGATTATTAGACATGCTAGATTACATGAAAGTAAACGATATTAAAGCATTGTTTATACAAGATGAAACACGATTAGGGCGTGGCAATGCTCGTGTAGCTGTATTGCATCTTTTACAAAAGCAGGGTGTGTCTGTTCTAACCTTAAATGATGCTGGACCTATCTCATTAAATGAAATGGATACAATGCTGCTAGAAATTTTAGCAATAGTAGAGGAATATCAACGTAAGCTACATAATGCTAAAATTCGACGTGGCATGCGCCGTGCAGTCAATAACGGCTATCGTCCAGAAAATAATTTAAAGAATAGAGGCAATATCGAAGGACGCGAACGAATTGATATACCGATTGAGGAAGTTATAAAGTTGCGTACAAAAGGCTTCACGTTCGAAGAAATTGCTACAACATTGAGAGGGTTAGGCTTCGATGTGAGTAAAGCAACAGTTCATCGTCGCTTTAAGGAATATCAAGAAGAACATGATATGTGA
- a CDS encoding DUF2339 domain-containing protein, with translation MEREWQERVERLEQEVAQLQAEVAKLKHGHEKPYVAPKTEEKPVIFTKTQAVIKQPVEKAISETKAPEIVAKPTKSFEERITTILPKLFMVILVLGILWGLKLASEFGFLSDTVKVMMAYIVSIAIGIYAWRLEKKKEEVTAMVISLYGGSFIIGILATAAGAILYEIFALTVALAIALLYIAYGVAISYLKGSQALTTFVVFTSLLLPYLLEYMDFEKVFILIYIILIFGAIQLVILQHQQQIALYIAMIFSLLAIQIIWFTQYNQTLYFACSIIILLALFLNSWWQLFIRSERWKVIQEGALFSVSSFVLLLFNIFILNEPYQIGYLFIIFVLYVIMAFIAHKKSERHVFDIAATIALLLTFNMVMTFDFAQDYDRLAYVLSALAGMMLAIRLRASLMKITYSTILFMMAFALYATTDVRPFWYVENIAIIVLIVGLALAYIYAKRPKEELMRFERGLAKYYAMDVIAASIIFFVILYMAKLDFAYISTTSHIPYIVFSLTAIALLVVLIMDNRWLGIFAPALLIVCYFTQSLALLTSGTMDNTHSVLQLVTRSIFILTLIALLADIYKEGRIYQKWKRFIEKYIEIYINVGIILTLLHFINLASYLYAIDLFTWGIAIMMKTLILFAAASLTILLGRRRQWKKVTATGFILLLIAIFKLIFFDLATLNLLIRAILFMIIGTAGMLLSGRLGRK, from the coding sequence ATGGAAAGAGAATGGCAGGAAAGAGTCGAACGGCTAGAGCAAGAGGTTGCACAGCTACAGGCAGAGGTAGCAAAGCTTAAGCATGGTCACGAAAAACCGTATGTAGCACCTAAAACAGAAGAAAAACCTGTTATCTTTACAAAGACACAAGCTGTCATAAAGCAGCCTGTCGAAAAAGCTATAAGTGAAACGAAGGCACCTGAGATAGTAGCGAAGCCGACAAAATCCTTTGAGGAGCGTATAACAACTATTTTACCGAAGCTGTTTATGGTTATTTTAGTGCTAGGTATTTTATGGGGGCTAAAGCTAGCAAGCGAATTCGGCTTCTTATCAGATACAGTGAAAGTTATGATGGCTTACATCGTATCAATCGCTATCGGCATTTATGCATGGCGCCTTGAGAAGAAAAAAGAAGAAGTGACAGCAATGGTCATCTCTTTATACGGTGGTTCCTTTATTATTGGTATATTGGCGACTGCAGCAGGGGCAATTTTATATGAAATATTCGCATTAACGGTGGCACTTGCTATTGCACTACTATATATCGCATATGGGGTTGCCATTAGTTATTTAAAGGGGAGTCAGGCATTAACAACCTTTGTTGTATTTACATCTTTACTTTTACCTTATTTGCTAGAATATATGGATTTTGAAAAAGTATTTATTTTAATTTATATTATACTGATTTTTGGAGCCATTCAGCTCGTTATTTTACAGCATCAGCAACAAATTGCCCTTTATATTGCTATGATTTTTTCACTATTGGCAATACAAATTATTTGGTTTACACAATACAATCAAACACTGTACTTTGCATGTAGTATCATCATTCTGTTAGCGCTATTTTTGAATAGCTGGTGGCAGCTATTTATACGTAGCGAAAGATGGAAGGTTATACAAGAAGGTGCATTGTTTAGCGTTAGCAGTTTTGTGCTATTGCTTTTTAATATTTTTATTTTAAATGAGCCATATCAAATAGGTTATTTATTTATTATATTTGTACTTTATGTAATCATGGCCTTTATCGCACATAAAAAGAGCGAGCGTCATGTTTTCGATATTGCGGCGACAATTGCATTACTATTAACATTTAATATGGTGATGACGTTTGATTTTGCACAAGACTATGATCGACTCGCCTATGTTTTATCAGCTCTTGCAGGTATGATGTTAGCAATACGCTTGCGAGCATCGCTAATGAAAATTACGTATTCAACTATTTTATTTATGATGGCATTTGCTTTATATGCAACGACAGATGTACGACCATTTTGGTATGTAGAAAATATAGCGATAATTGTCCTTATTGTAGGTCTAGCCCTTGCTTATATTTATGCGAAAAGACCAAAGGAAGAGCTGATGCGCTTTGAACGGGGGTTAGCTAAGTACTATGCAATGGATGTCATTGCAGCAAGTATTATTTTCTTCGTTATTCTGTATATGGCAAAGCTTGATTTTGCTTATATTTCAACAACATCCCATATTCCGTATATTGTCTTTAGCTTAACCGCTATTGCCCTGCTTGTTGTTTTAATTATGGATAACCGTTGGCTCGGCATTTTTGCACCAGCATTACTCATTGTTTGCTACTTTACGCAAAGCTTGGCATTACTTACATCAGGCACTATGGATAATACGCATAGCGTATTGCAGCTTGTAACGCGTAGCATTTTCATTTTAACGCTCATTGCACTGCTTGCTGACATATATAAAGAAGGACGTATTTATCAAAAGTGGAAAAGGTTCATTGAAAAATATATTGAAATCTATATAAATGTAGGTATTATTCTAACACTATTGCATTTCATTAATCTTGCATCCTATTTATACGCGATTGACCTATTTACATGGGGTATTGCAATTATGATGAAAACATTGATTCTCTTTGCAGCAGCAAGCCTAACAATATTGTTAGGAAGAAGGCGACAATGGAAAAAGGTTACAGCAACAGGCTTTATTTTATTATTAATCGCAATATTTAAGCTTATTTTCTTTGATTTAGCCACATTAAACCTGTTAATTCGGGCAATTCTCTTTATGATCATCGGTACAGCAGGAATGTTGTTGTCGGGGAGATTAGGGAGGAAGTAA
- a CDS encoding gamma-glutamyl-gamma-aminobutyrate hydrolase family protein: MKPIIGVTMHTGDKKLEINETYIQSVELAGGIPLCIPHLDAYDVEQVLNKVDGLLLIGGHDVNPQLYGQEPHQKLGMFHTKRDNSDLAIVQNAFQRNMPILAICRGHQVLNVAFGGTLIQDIPSQSEQSIAHVQASLRDEATHTVKINGEKLHAIFDVEQVRTNSFHHQAIDQLGEGLVIAGVAADGINEAVEHEGHPFCIGVQWHPEAMAPSGDEHSIKLFKAFIEACK; this comes from the coding sequence ATGAAGCCAATAATCGGGGTAACGATGCATACAGGGGATAAAAAACTAGAAATAAATGAAACATACATACAGTCTGTAGAGCTAGCTGGAGGAATTCCTTTATGCATTCCACATCTCGATGCATATGACGTGGAGCAAGTATTAAATAAAGTAGACGGTCTACTATTAATTGGGGGACATGATGTCAACCCGCAATTATATGGGCAAGAGCCGCATCAAAAGCTAGGTATGTTTCATACAAAACGAGATAACAGTGATTTAGCCATTGTACAAAATGCCTTTCAGCGCAATATGCCGATATTGGCAATATGTCGCGGTCATCAAGTATTGAATGTAGCATTTGGCGGTACGTTAATTCAAGATATTCCATCACAATCGGAGCAATCAATTGCACATGTGCAAGCTTCTTTAAGAGATGAGGCAACACATACAGTTAAAATTAATGGAGAAAAGCTTCATGCTATTTTTGATGTGGAGCAAGTCCGCACAAATTCCTTCCATCATCAAGCAATTGATCAGCTAGGAGAAGGATTAGTCATTGCAGGTGTTGCAGCAGATGGCATCAACGAAGCGGTTGAGCATGAAGGACATCCATTTTGTATTGGGGTACAATGGCATCCAGAGGCAATGGCACCATCTGGTGATGAGCATTCTATTAAACTTTTTAAAGCATTTATTGAAGCATGTAAATAA
- the yneA gene encoding cell division suppressor protein YneA, whose protein sequence is MNWLKKNNYIAIFVAFTLFVISILVITDEEIEQYEEIVIAHGDTLWSLAEQYRGKMSTEQWIGFVKKTNYLTDEKIVSGQQLLVPIEKRSIIANANQLSEDSHSREVANKN, encoded by the coding sequence ATGAATTGGTTGAAAAAAAATAATTATATTGCAATTTTTGTTGCATTTACGCTGTTTGTCATTTCAATACTAGTAATTACAGATGAAGAAATTGAACAATATGAGGAAATTGTTATTGCTCATGGAGATACGCTATGGTCTTTGGCCGAACAATATCGAGGCAAAATGTCAACAGAGCAATGGATTGGCTTTGTGAAAAAAACAAATTATCTTACGGATGAAAAAATAGTAAGTGGACAGCAGTTACTAGTTCCAATAGAAAAGCGTTCGATCATTGCAAATGCAAATCAATTAAGTGAGGATAGCCATTCGCGTGAAGTGGCGAATAAAAACTAA
- a CDS encoding prepilin peptidase gives MTIMYLFFFLLLGLILGSFYNVVGLRIPKNKSIIFPRASCSNCQHTLTIIELVPIFSYILLRGKCRICKIRISPIYMIIEFFTGILFAFSYYQLGFSTELFVALLFISLLMIITVSDIAYMLIPNKILLFFLPLLILGRILSPLTLWWDSLLGAVMGFGLLLLIAAVSKGGIGGGDIKLFFLIGLVLGTVSTLLTLFLAAMIGMLLAIIQLNLYKKDRKTPIPFGPSIALASIIIYFYGKQIMAWYMQLL, from the coding sequence ATGACAATTATGTATCTGTTTTTCTTTTTGTTATTAGGACTGATACTCGGTTCTTTTTATAATGTTGTTGGCTTACGTATCCCCAAAAACAAATCTATTATTTTCCCTCGAGCTTCCTGTTCAAACTGTCAGCATACTTTAACAATCATTGAGCTAGTCCCAATATTTTCGTATATTTTATTGCGTGGGAAATGTCGCATATGCAAAATTCGTATTTCCCCAATTTATATGATAATTGAGTTCTTCACAGGCATCCTCTTCGCATTTTCTTATTACCAACTAGGTTTTTCAACAGAGCTATTTGTTGCCTTGCTCTTCATTTCACTTTTAATGATTATTACAGTTTCCGATATTGCCTATATGCTAATACCGAATAAAATTTTGTTATTCTTTTTACCTTTACTTATTTTAGGACGTATATTATCGCCCCTTACTTTATGGTGGGATAGCTTACTTGGCGCAGTGATGGGCTTTGGTCTATTATTGCTTATTGCAGCTGTATCGAAGGGTGGTATAGGAGGAGGCGATATTAAGCTATTTTTCTTAATTGGTCTTGTGCTTGGTACAGTGAGTACATTGCTTACACTTTTTTTAGCAGCGATGATTGGGATGCTATTAGCTATTATCCAGTTAAATTTATATAAAAAAGATCGCAAAACACCAATTCCATTTGGCCCATCTATTGCATTGGCAAGCATTATCATTTATTTTTATGGCAAGCAAATAATGGCATGGTATATGCAATTGCTTTAA
- a CDS encoding DUF896 domain-containing protein, whose amino-acid sequence MLSKQKLTRINALAKKAKEGTLTEAEAKERTALRKEYLDTFRATMRDTIEHVKIVDPEGNDVTPDKIKNIKKQRDFPN is encoded by the coding sequence ATGTTATCAAAACAAAAATTAACTCGAATTAATGCACTCGCAAAAAAAGCGAAGGAAGGTACGCTGACAGAGGCGGAAGCCAAGGAGCGTACAGCACTTCGTAAAGAATATTTAGACACATTCCGTGCAACGATGCGTGATACGATCGAGCATGTAAAAATTGTTGATCCAGAAGGCAATGATGTTACACCAGATAAAATAAAAAATATTAAAAAGCAGAGAGATTTTCCAAATTAA
- the tkt gene encoding transketolase, whose product MTQTPDQLAINAIRTLSIDAIEKANSGHPGLPMGAAPMAYTLWTKHLRHNPQNPNWYNRDRFVLSAGHGSMLLYSLLHLGGYDLPMEEIKNFRQWGSLTPGHPEYGHTAGVEATTGPLGQGIAMTVGMAMAEAHLAAKYNKDEHKIVDHYTYALCGDGDLMEGVAAEAISLAGHLQLEKLIVLYDSNDISLDGELGMSFSENVQKRFESYGWNYLRVDDGNDISELNAKIEEAKQLKGKPTLIEVKTVIGYGSPNKSGKSDSHGAPLGADEATLTKAHYGWDHEPFNVPQEVYETFKAAAERQGVAAEQAWNEQFEAYRAKYPELAAEFENAMEGDLPADFAAEVPVYEAGKSVATRSSSGDVINALAKKLPSLFGGSADLASSNKTTIKGAGDFSVENYAGRNIWFGVREFAMGAALNGMALHGGLNVFGATFFVFSDYVRPAVRLSALMGLPVTYVFTHDSIAVGEDGPTHEPVEHLASLRAMPNLNVIRPADANESAEAWKQAILSPNTPTALVLSRQNLPVLDTTAQLAAEGVARGGYVVSPATKATPDAILIAAGSEVSLAVDAQKTLLAEGVDVSVVSMPSTFAFDQQDADYKESVLPKTVTKRLAIEMGATQSWYKYVGLEGDVLGIDTFGASAPGDLVIEKFGFTVENVVNKVKAL is encoded by the coding sequence ATGACTCAAACTCCGGATCAACTTGCAATTAATGCAATCCGTACATTATCAATTGATGCAATTGAAAAAGCAAATTCTGGCCACCCTGGTTTACCGATGGGGGCAGCTCCAATGGCTTATACACTATGGACAAAGCATTTACGCCATAATCCACAAAATCCAAATTGGTATAACCGTGACCGTTTTGTATTATCTGCTGGTCATGGCTCTATGTTACTTTATAGCTTATTACATTTAGGTGGCTATGACTTACCGATGGAAGAAATTAAAAACTTCCGTCAATGGGGCTCATTAACACCTGGTCACCCAGAGTATGGTCATACTGCTGGTGTTGAAGCAACAACTGGACCACTTGGACAAGGGATTGCAATGACTGTCGGTATGGCAATGGCTGAAGCACACCTTGCGGCTAAATACAATAAAGATGAGCATAAAATCGTAGATCATTACACATACGCTTTATGTGGTGATGGGGATTTAATGGAAGGTGTAGCTGCTGAGGCGATTTCATTAGCAGGTCACTTACAATTAGAAAAATTAATCGTACTTTATGATAGCAATGATATTTCATTAGATGGCGAATTAGGCATGTCGTTTTCAGAGAATGTCCAAAAGCGCTTTGAATCATACGGATGGAACTATTTGCGTGTAGACGATGGAAATGATATTTCAGAGCTAAACGCTAAAATTGAAGAAGCTAAGCAATTAAAGGGCAAGCCAACTTTAATTGAAGTAAAAACAGTAATTGGCTATGGTTCACCAAATAAATCAGGTAAATCAGATTCACACGGTGCACCACTTGGCGCAGATGAAGCAACTTTAACAAAAGCACATTATGGTTGGGATCATGAGCCATTTAACGTGCCACAAGAAGTGTATGAAACATTTAAAGCGGCGGCAGAGCGTCAAGGTGTTGCAGCAGAACAAGCTTGGAATGAACAATTTGAAGCTTACCGAGCTAAATACCCAGAGCTAGCTGCTGAATTTGAAAATGCAATGGAAGGTGACTTACCAGCAGATTTCGCAGCTGAAGTACCTGTGTATGAAGCAGGAAAATCAGTAGCTACCCGCTCATCTTCTGGTGATGTCATTAACGCTTTAGCGAAAAAACTACCATCATTATTCGGCGGTAGTGCAGACTTAGCAAGCTCAAATAAAACAACAATCAAAGGTGCAGGCGATTTCTCAGTAGAAAACTATGCAGGTCGCAATATTTGGTTCGGTGTGCGTGAGTTTGCAATGGGAGCAGCGTTAAATGGTATGGCATTACATGGCGGCTTAAACGTATTTGGTGCAACATTCTTCGTGTTCTCTGACTATGTTCGTCCAGCAGTACGCTTATCAGCATTAATGGGCTTACCAGTAACATATGTATTTACACATGACTCAATTGCTGTTGGGGAAGATGGCCCAACACATGAACCAGTGGAGCACTTAGCTTCATTACGTGCAATGCCAAACTTAAATGTGATTCGTCCAGCAGATGCAAATGAATCAGCAGAAGCTTGGAAGCAAGCGATTTTATCGCCAAACACACCAACGGCTTTAGTATTGTCACGTCAAAACTTACCCGTGTTAGACACAACAGCACAATTAGCTGCTGAAGGTGTAGCACGTGGTGGCTATGTTGTATCACCTGCAACAAAGGCAACACCTGATGCAATTTTAATTGCTGCAGGTTCGGAAGTTTCTCTAGCAGTAGATGCACAAAAAACATTACTTGCTGAAGGTGTCGACGTATCAGTCGTGTCAATGCCATCAACATTTGCATTTGACCAACAAGATGCAGACTATAAAGAATCTGTATTACCAAAAACTGTTACGAAGCGTTTAGCAATCGAAATGGGTGCAACACAAAGCTGGTATAAATATGTTGGCTTAGAAGGTGATGTACTGGGTATCGACACATTTGGCGCATCAGCACCTGGCGATTTAGTTATCGAGAAATTCGGCTTCACTGTTGAAAACGTAGTAAATAAAGTAAAAGCGCTATAA
- the lexA gene encoding transcriptional repressor LexA yields MTKVSKRQEAILAFIKEEVKSKGYPPSVREIGEAVGLASSSTVHGHLARLESKGLIRRDPTKPRAIEILDTSDNDIEQQGVIHVPLIGKVTAGLPISAIENIEEYFPLPNSYGSAEDQLFMLEIMGESMIEAGILDGDYVIVKQTSTANNGDIVVAMTEDNEATVKRFYKEKTHFRLQPENSSMDPILVNQVTILGHVVGLYRKIQ; encoded by the coding sequence TTGACAAAAGTATCAAAACGCCAAGAAGCAATTTTAGCTTTTATTAAAGAAGAGGTTAAGTCAAAAGGTTATCCACCGTCAGTTCGTGAAATCGGAGAAGCAGTCGGTTTAGCATCGAGTTCTACTGTGCATGGACATTTAGCTCGCTTAGAAAGCAAGGGACTTATTCGACGTGATCCAACAAAGCCACGTGCAATTGAAATTTTGGATACTAGCGATAATGATATTGAACAACAAGGTGTTATCCATGTCCCGTTAATCGGTAAAGTAACAGCTGGACTTCCTATTTCTGCCATCGAAAATATCGAGGAATATTTCCCGTTACCTAACTCCTATGGCTCTGCTGAAGATCAACTGTTTATGCTTGAAATTATGGGTGAATCAATGATTGAAGCAGGTATACTAGATGGAGATTATGTGATCGTAAAACAAACATCGACAGCCAATAATGGTGATATCGTAGTAGCAATGACAGAAGATAATGAAGCAACGGTTAAACGCTTTTATAAAGAAAAAACGCATTTCCGTTTACAGCCTGAAAACTCTTCAATGGACCCAATTTTAGTGAATCAAGTAACGATTTTAGGTCATGTTGTTGGACTATATCGTAAAATCCAATAA